Proteins found in one Nitrosopumilus maritimus SCM1 genomic segment:
- a CDS encoding SDR family oxidoreductase, with protein sequence MIKDKVAIITGASSGIGFATALALSKAGAKVAIGARRVDRLEELANKITENGGEIFYQKLDVTQKSECDDFAKAVLEKWNSIDILVNNAGLMPLSFFKNLKVDEWDRMIDVNIKGVLYSTAAVITHMKEKKSGHIVNLSSVAGRIVFPAGSVYCATKHAVAAFSEGLRQEFSIRSNIRVTSIEPGVVDTELNNTITDESLKGFVENAAKMEALHAEDIANAILYAVDSPSYVNVNEILIRPTTQER encoded by the coding sequence TTGATTAAAGATAAAGTAGCAATAATTACTGGAGCTAGTAGTGGTATTGGATTTGCCACTGCTTTAGCATTATCAAAAGCAGGTGCAAAAGTTGCTATTGGTGCCAGAAGAGTTGATAGATTAGAGGAACTTGCAAACAAAATTACTGAAAATGGTGGAGAAATATTTTATCAAAAATTAGATGTCACACAAAAATCAGAATGTGATGATTTTGCAAAAGCTGTTTTAGAAAAATGGAATTCTATTGATATTTTAGTAAATAACGCAGGACTCATGCCTCTAAGCTTCTTCAAAAATCTCAAAGTAGATGAATGGGACAGAATGATTGATGTGAATATCAAAGGCGTATTGTATTCTACTGCAGCAGTAATTACACACATGAAAGAAAAAAAATCTGGTCATATTGTTAATTTGTCCTCTGTAGCAGGAAGAATTGTCTTTCCTGCTGGTAGTGTGTATTGTGCAACAAAACATGCAGTTGCAGCATTTAGTGAGGGATTAAGACAAGAATTCAGTATACGTTCAAACATTAGAGTAACAAGTATTGAACCTGGTGTTGTGGATACAGAACTCAATAACACAATCACTGATGAATCCTTAAAGGGATTTGTAGAAAATGCAGCAAAGATGGAAGCTTTACATGCTGAAGATATAGCAAATGCCATTTTGTATGCAGTAGACTCACCATCTTATGTTAATGTCAATGAAATCCTGATAAGACCTACAACACAAGAACGTTAA
- a CDS encoding AN1-type zinc finger domain-containing protein, with protein MKSEKCAYCGDLTDLPFQCNYCKDPFCSEHRLPEEHRCVKLSQIRAKRFGEKKVIRDGGRDRPNIFRRIFGRF; from the coding sequence GTGAAGTCTGAAAAGTGTGCATATTGTGGGGATTTAACAGATTTGCCATTCCAATGCAATTACTGCAAGGATCCATTTTGTTCAGAGCATAGACTTCCTGAAGAACATAGATGTGTAAAATTAAGTCAGATTAGAGCAAAACGATTTGGTGAAAAAAAAGTTATCAGAGACGGAGGAAGAGATAGGCCAAATATTTTTAGAAGAATTTTTGGACGTTTTTAA
- the glnA gene encoding type I glutamate--ammonia ligase, producing MPYKVSHGKAIQVSYSPDEVFSRIQHEGIQFIDLQFTGLTGHFHHTTISANTFTPEQMRDGLPKLDGSSIIGFTSIDDSDLLLKPDPNTFAIIPWMTENKTARLLCDVYWGENRGRLSRDPRGISQKAEEYIKTQGFDFSTWGPEVEFFVFDKVHWDVLTPYKGQSYSIESKEAPWNQSGDGYPMGLQEGYYPSTPADTLTPYRNECVNILNKNFGILCDNHHHEVATAGQCEIDIKYDYMTNAADAAQSYKYVIRNVAQKYGKVATMMPKPIAMDSGSGMHVNVSLWKGTENAFYDPDDEIELSQLGRYFCGGIINHAKALSAICNPTTNSYHRLVPGYEAPAYIAWSSGNRSAIVRVPKHLKGKNYANLKRLEFRAPDPSSNPYLVFAAVTAAGMDGIKKKMDPGDEVRDDIFKMTKSDRNKRGIGVLPKSLGEALDELESDRKFLNPIYTNDVIDKIIELERRDQREISIRPHPHEFYLYFDV from the coding sequence TTGCCCTATAAAGTCAGTCACGGAAAAGCAATTCAAGTATCATATTCACCTGACGAAGTTTTCTCAAGAATTCAACACGAAGGAATTCAATTCATTGATCTTCAATTTACAGGTCTAACTGGTCATTTCCACCATACCACAATTTCTGCCAATACATTTACTCCTGAACAAATGAGAGACGGTCTACCAAAATTAGATGGTTCATCAATTATTGGATTTACAAGTATTGATGATTCAGATTTGCTTCTAAAACCTGATCCTAATACATTTGCAATAATTCCATGGATGACTGAAAACAAGACAGCTAGATTACTTTGTGATGTTTATTGGGGAGAAAACAGAGGTAGGTTATCAAGAGATCCAAGAGGAATTTCACAAAAAGCAGAAGAATACATCAAAACACAAGGATTTGATTTTAGTACATGGGGACCAGAAGTAGAGTTTTTTGTTTTTGATAAAGTTCATTGGGATGTTCTAACACCATACAAAGGACAATCTTATTCAATTGAATCTAAAGAAGCTCCATGGAATCAATCAGGTGATGGATATCCTATGGGATTACAAGAAGGATACTATCCTAGTACACCTGCAGATACCCTTACACCATACAGAAATGAATGTGTGAATATTCTCAATAAGAATTTTGGAATTTTATGTGACAATCATCACCATGAAGTAGCAACAGCAGGACAATGTGAGATTGATATCAAGTATGATTACATGACAAATGCAGCTGATGCTGCACAATCATACAAATACGTAATTAGAAACGTTGCTCAAAAATATGGCAAAGTTGCAACAATGATGCCAAAACCAATTGCAATGGATTCAGGTTCGGGAATGCACGTTAATGTTAGTTTATGGAAAGGAACAGAAAATGCATTCTATGATCCAGATGATGAAATTGAATTGAGCCAACTTGGAAGATATTTTTGTGGCGGAATAATCAATCACGCAAAAGCATTATCAGCAATTTGTAATCCAACCACAAACTCCTATCACAGATTAGTTCCAGGTTATGAGGCTCCAGCATATATTGCATGGAGTTCTGGAAATCGTTCAGCAATAGTTAGAGTTCCAAAACATTTGAAAGGTAAGAATTATGCAAATCTAAAGAGACTTGAATTCAGAGCTCCTGATCCATCATCCAATCCGTATCTTGTATTTGCAGCAGTAACTGCAGCAGGTATGGATGGAATTAAGAAGAAGATGGATCCTGGAGATGAGGTTCGTGATGACATATTCAAGATGACAAAAAGTGATAGAAACAAGAGAGGAATTGGGGTTCTTCCAAAGAGTCTAGGAGAAGCACTTGACGAGCTGGAAAGTGATAGAAAATTCCTTAATCCAATTTACACAAATGATGTAATTGATAAAATCATTGAATTAGAAAGAAGAGATCAACGTGAGATTTCAATCAGACCACATCCACACGAATTTTATTTGTACTTTGATGTTTAG
- the thsB gene encoding thermosome subunit beta, translating into MAMQATSKGNMPVVLLKEGGSETKGRDAQKNNIAASKIVAEIVHTSLGPRGMDKMLVDSLGDVTITNDGATILKEIDVQHPAAKMLVEISKTTDNEVGDGTTSAVVLAGALLENAESLIDQDVHPTIIVDGYRKAGRKAKQFLESISDKISPNDKNILNKIAKTSMQTKLVRKDSDQLADIIVKSVLAVAEKDSESYDVDIDDIKVEKKAGGSIKDSMIVQGIVLDKEIVHGGMPRKINEAKIALINTALEISKTETDAKINISNPQQLKSFLDEENRMLKTMVDKVIGSGANVVLCQKGIDDMAQHYLAKAGIIAVRRIKESDLTKLAKATGARIVTNLDDLFEKDLGSADLVEERKIEEDKWVFVEGCKHPKSVTLLLRGGSQRVVDEVERSVHDALMVVKDVIEKPEIVAGGGAPETYAATKLRNWAKSLEGREQLAAEKFADALEAIPLTLSENAGMDPIDTLTLLRSKQQKGEKWTGIDVMKGKIANMKSSDIIEPLAVKLQIVSASAEAACMILRIDDVIATQKSAGGPPGGGEGGMPPGMGGMPPGMPGMGGMGGMPDMGGMM; encoded by the coding sequence ATGGCTATGCAAGCTACTTCTAAAGGAAATATGCCCGTCGTATTGCTCAAAGAAGGTGGTTCAGAAACTAAAGGTAGAGATGCACAAAAGAACAACATTGCTGCATCAAAGATAGTTGCTGAGATTGTTCATACCAGTTTAGGTCCTAGAGGCATGGATAAGATGCTAGTTGATTCCCTAGGAGATGTTACTATTACAAATGATGGAGCAACAATTCTCAAAGAAATTGATGTTCAACACCCAGCAGCAAAAATGCTCGTTGAGATTTCTAAAACAACTGACAATGAAGTTGGAGATGGAACAACTTCTGCCGTGGTTTTGGCAGGAGCCTTACTTGAGAATGCCGAGTCATTAATTGATCAAGATGTTCACCCAACAATTATTGTTGATGGTTATAGAAAGGCTGGAAGAAAAGCCAAGCAATTTCTTGAAAGTATATCTGATAAAATTTCTCCAAATGATAAGAATATTCTCAATAAAATTGCAAAAACTTCTATGCAAACAAAACTTGTTAGAAAAGATTCTGATCAACTTGCAGACATTATTGTAAAATCGGTTCTTGCTGTTGCAGAAAAAGACTCTGAAAGTTATGATGTTGATATTGATGACATTAAAGTTGAAAAGAAAGCAGGTGGTTCAATAAAGGACTCTATGATTGTTCAGGGTATAGTTTTGGACAAAGAAATTGTTCATGGAGGAATGCCTAGAAAGATCAATGAAGCAAAAATTGCTTTGATTAACACTGCCCTAGAAATCAGTAAAACTGAAACCGATGCTAAGATTAACATTTCAAATCCTCAACAATTGAAATCATTTCTAGATGAAGAAAATAGAATGCTAAAAACAATGGTTGACAAAGTTATCGGTTCTGGTGCAAATGTAGTTTTGTGTCAAAAAGGAATTGATGACATGGCACAACATTACTTGGCAAAAGCCGGAATTATAGCTGTTAGAAGAATTAAGGAAAGTGACTTGACAAAACTAGCAAAAGCAACAGGCGCAAGAATAGTCACAAACCTTGATGATCTCTTTGAAAAAGATCTTGGTAGTGCTGACCTTGTTGAGGAAAGAAAGATTGAGGAAGACAAATGGGTATTTGTTGAAGGATGTAAACATCCAAAATCTGTAACATTACTTCTACGTGGTGGCTCACAAAGAGTTGTTGATGAAGTAGAACGTTCTGTTCATGACGCTTTAATGGTTGTAAAAGATGTAATTGAAAAACCAGAAATTGTAGCAGGTGGAGGCGCCCCTGAAACATATGCCGCTACAAAACTTAGAAACTGGGCTAAATCTCTTGAAGGTAGAGAACAATTAGCTGCAGAAAAATTTGCTGATGCTTTAGAAGCAATTCCATTAACACTTTCAGAGAATGCTGGAATGGATCCAATTGATACTCTTACCCTGTTGCGTTCAAAACAACAAAAAGGTGAGAAATGGACAGGTATTGATGTTATGAAAGGAAAAATTGCTAACATGAAATCTAGTGATATTATTGAACCTCTTGCAGTAAAACTTCAGATTGTTTCAGCATCTGCTGAAGCTGCATGTATGATTCTTAGAATTGATGATGTAATCGCTACTCAGAAATCTGCTGGTGGTCCACCTGGTGGTGGAGAAGGCGGAATGCCACCTGGAATGGGCGGAATGCCACCTGGAATGCCTGGAATGGGCGGTATGGGTGGAATGCCTGACATGGGCGGTATGATGTAA
- the glyA gene encoding serine hydroxymethyltransferase — MAKSQNKESYNKIFAKLKEHHKWFENSIPLIASENIPSPAVREAVISDFGNRYAEGWPGERVYAGCIYIDDVEFECMKLAKKLYKAKFADVRPISGVVANLAVYSAYSNPGDVMLAPSIPAGGHISHGKKEHSGTAGLVHGLEIEFYPFDAEEMTIDVDKTKQKVKELKKNNRLPKIAMFGGSLFLFPHPVKELSDFLKSYDMHINYDAAHVAGLIAGGKFQDPLKEGADTMTMSTHKTLFGPQGGLVLGSEKHEEPIKKATFPGLTSSHHINNMAGKAVAFAEALEFGKDYAAQVIKNAKSFAEALSDAGFKVLGESRGFTQSHQIAVNVLDYSDGGKVEADLEKANIIVNRQLIPGDIKAGRNYFHPGGIRLGVSEITRLGMKKNEMQEIASFIKQVVIEKKDPKKLLSKVKSFRKNYQKVKFCFDNKLGAYEYVKLR; from the coding sequence ATGGCAAAATCACAAAATAAAGAATCTTACAATAAAATTTTCGCAAAATTAAAAGAACATCACAAATGGTTTGAGAACTCAATTCCATTAATTGCCAGTGAAAATATTCCTAGTCCTGCAGTTAGAGAAGCAGTAATCTCAGATTTTGGCAATAGGTATGCTGAAGGCTGGCCTGGAGAAAGAGTCTACGCGGGTTGTATCTACATTGATGATGTAGAGTTTGAATGCATGAAATTAGCCAAAAAACTCTACAAAGCAAAGTTTGCTGATGTAAGACCAATTTCAGGTGTAGTAGCAAATCTCGCTGTATATTCTGCTTATTCAAATCCAGGTGATGTTATGCTAGCACCATCTATTCCAGCTGGAGGCCATATCTCACATGGTAAAAAAGAACATTCTGGAACTGCTGGATTAGTTCATGGTTTGGAAATTGAATTTTATCCATTTGATGCTGAAGAAATGACAATCGATGTTGACAAGACAAAACAGAAAGTAAAGGAATTAAAGAAAAACAATAGACTACCAAAAATTGCAATGTTTGGAGGCTCGTTGTTCTTATTCCCACATCCAGTCAAAGAACTTTCAGATTTTCTAAAGAGTTATGATATGCATATCAATTATGATGCAGCGCATGTTGCAGGACTAATTGCAGGAGGAAAATTCCAAGATCCACTAAAAGAGGGAGCAGATACAATGACTATGAGTACTCACAAGACATTATTTGGTCCACAAGGTGGTTTGGTTTTAGGTTCTGAAAAACATGAAGAACCAATCAAAAAAGCAACATTTCCAGGACTGACAAGTAGTCATCACATCAACAATATGGCAGGAAAAGCAGTTGCATTTGCTGAAGCATTAGAGTTTGGAAAAGATTACGCTGCTCAAGTCATAAAGAATGCAAAATCATTTGCTGAAGCATTAAGTGATGCTGGATTCAAAGTATTAGGTGAAAGCAGAGGATTTACACAATCACACCAAATTGCTGTCAACGTCTTGGATTATTCAGATGGCGGTAAAGTTGAGGCAGATTTAGAGAAGGCCAACATAATTGTAAACAGACAACTAATTCCAGGAGACATCAAAGCTGGAAGAAATTATTTCCATCCGGGTGGAATTAGATTAGGAGTTTCAGAAATTACTAGACTTGGAATGAAGAAAAATGAAATGCAAGAAATTGCTTCCTTCATCAAACAAGTAGTAATAGAGAAGAAGGATCCTAAGAAATTGCTTTCCAAAGTAAAGTCATTTAGAAAGAACTACCAGAAGGTAAAATTCTGTTTTGAC